From the genome of Phycisphaeraceae bacterium, one region includes:
- a CDS encoding abortive infection family protein, with protein MDHVQRTLLLTRAIESTFNSSDWTEVGLITGTRAWIDSHSRLLRSLSWGDSDYKGHVIDAVEHILGLKPDNLRVLLDFPKLAQWMREREPDSYARLLAEVTGAHVASVVPRSATNAAAAALADAEVLLRARNPTSALDRIHTGLHAFLKGACDSSGITYPPDLPAGRLLRLLLEQHRALQLTGSQHEAMRTLLRAAGAMIDALGTIRNNASLAHPNDDLLDYESAIFAINLARSVMRFMDARLAPSPETAPPVVASN; from the coding sequence GTGGATCACGTTCAACGGACTCTACTTCTGACGCGCGCCATTGAGTCCACGTTCAACTCGTCTGACTGGACTGAGGTCGGACTCATCACCGGTACGAGAGCCTGGATTGATTCTCATTCCCGACTGCTTCGGAGCCTCAGTTGGGGCGACAGCGACTACAAGGGTCACGTCATTGATGCAGTTGAGCACATCCTCGGCCTGAAGCCTGACAACCTTAGGGTGCTCTTGGACTTTCCCAAACTTGCACAGTGGATGCGTGAGCGCGAGCCGGACTCCTACGCCAGACTCCTCGCGGAAGTCACAGGTGCGCATGTAGCATCGGTGGTTCCGCGGTCGGCAACCAATGCCGCGGCCGCCGCACTCGCCGATGCGGAGGTTCTTTTGCGGGCGCGCAACCCCACCAGCGCGCTCGATCGGATTCACACTGGACTGCACGCATTCCTCAAGGGCGCATGCGACTCATCAGGGATCACGTATCCGCCCGACCTCCCTGCTGGCCGTCTGCTCCGTTTGCTTCTTGAGCAACACCGCGCGCTGCAACTCACCGGATCTCAGCACGAGGCAATGCGCACGCTCCTGCGAGCGGCGGGCGCCATGATCGACGCTCTTGGAACGATCAGGAACAACGCTAGTCTTGCGCATCCCAACGACGATCTCTTGGACTACGAGTCTGCCATATTCGCAATCAATCTCGCTCGGTCGGTCATGCGCTTCATGGATGCTCGACTCGCGCCGTCTCCAGAGACCGCACCACCAGTTGTGGCATCCAACTAA